A region from the Mucilaginibacter sp. CSA2-8R genome encodes:
- a CDS encoding L-histidine N(alpha)-methyltransferase, which yields MLPTENTATSPLTGQDFDHQFCKDVLAGLKATPKYLQAKYFYDATGDELFQQIMNCPEYYPTDCELEIFTQQTQALAEALIADGSPFDLIELGAGDAMKSTYLLRQLIDERADFTYLPIDISGHVINFLEETLPVTLPGIKLKGLTGEYFNMMGEAARISSRRKVVLFLGSNIGNMPVAEAEEFCMELRRHLSAGDRVLMGIDLKKNPQTILAAYNDAAGYTRRFNINLLERINRELNANFDTSRFEHYPTYDPETGSCKSYLISLADQQVELCDETITFNKDEYIFMEISQKYTIAEASQMGIQAGFKPMQNFSDSRNWFLDTLWLAV from the coding sequence ATGCTACCTACAGAAAATACAGCTACCAGCCCGTTAACCGGGCAAGACTTTGATCATCAATTTTGCAAAGATGTGCTTGCCGGACTTAAGGCAACTCCCAAATACTTACAGGCAAAATATTTTTACGATGCCACGGGTGATGAGCTTTTTCAGCAAATCATGAACTGCCCTGAATATTACCCAACTGATTGCGAACTGGAAATATTTACACAGCAAACACAAGCCTTAGCCGAGGCCTTGATTGCCGACGGTAGCCCGTTTGATTTGATTGAGTTAGGTGCTGGTGATGCCATGAAATCAACTTATCTGCTACGCCAGTTAATAGATGAGCGGGCTGATTTTACTTATCTGCCTATTGACATATCAGGGCACGTAATTAACTTTTTGGAGGAAACACTTCCGGTTACCTTACCTGGCATCAAACTTAAAGGACTTACCGGCGAGTATTTTAACATGATGGGCGAGGCAGCACGCATCTCGTCGCGCCGTAAAGTAGTTTTGTTTTTAGGTTCCAACATCGGTAACATGCCGGTGGCTGAGGCCGAAGAGTTTTGTATGGAGTTACGCCGGCACCTGTCTGCTGGCGATCGGGTATTGATGGGTATCGACCTTAAAAAAAATCCGCAAACTATATTAGCTGCCTATAATGACGCCGCAGGTTATACCCGCCGGTTTAACATCAACTTATTGGAGCGAATTAACCGTGAACTGAATGCTAACTTCGATACCAGCCGATTTGAGCATTACCCCACTTACGATCCCGAAACCGGATCGTGCAAAAGTTACCTGATTAGCCTGGCTGACCAGCAAGTAGAGCTTTGTGATGAGACCATCACCTTTAATAAAGATGAGTATATTTTTATGGAGATATCACAAAAGTACACCATTGCCGAAGCTAGCCAGATGGGTATACAGGCTGGTTTTAAGCCGATGCAAAATTTTTCTGATAGCCGTAACTGGTTTTTAGATACGTTGTGGTTGGCGGTTTAA
- a CDS encoding SDR family oxidoreductase, with translation MESFSLKDKVIIVTGGTGVLGDAFVKGIVDAGGIAGILGRNEKVANERADAVNAAGGKAIALVADVLNEAHLKAARDKMMDAFGRIDGLVNGAGGNMPGGVIQPDQDLFTMNMDGMRQVMELNLWGTLLPTQVFGKVMADGGKGSIINISSMAAQQAVTKVLGYSMAKAAIDNYTKWFALEAANRYGDRIRMNAIAPGFFLTEQNRTLLTQPDGSYTERGNLVMANTPFKRFGKPEELVGALVWLLSDASAFVSGTVVYVDGGFSVFSGV, from the coding sequence ATGGAAAGCTTTTCGCTAAAAGACAAGGTTATTATTGTAACCGGTGGTACCGGTGTTTTAGGAGACGCTTTTGTAAAAGGCATAGTTGATGCCGGTGGTATTGCTGGTATTTTGGGCCGCAACGAAAAGGTTGCCAACGAGCGTGCCGACGCCGTTAATGCTGCGGGCGGTAAAGCCATTGCTTTGGTAGCAGACGTACTTAACGAAGCACATTTAAAAGCAGCCCGCGATAAAATGATGGATGCTTTTGGCCGTATTGACGGACTGGTGAACGGTGCCGGCGGCAACATGCCCGGTGGGGTAATACAGCCCGATCAGGATTTGTTTACCATGAACATGGATGGCATGCGTCAGGTAATGGAGCTTAATCTTTGGGGCACTTTATTACCAACGCAAGTCTTTGGTAAGGTAATGGCTGATGGCGGCAAGGGTAGCATAATAAACATTTCGTCGATGGCAGCGCAGCAAGCCGTCACAAAGGTATTAGGCTATAGTATGGCTAAAGCGGCTATTGACAACTATACCAAATGGTTTGCTTTAGAGGCTGCCAACAGATACGGCGACCGCATTCGTATGAATGCCATTGCACCTGGCTTTTTTTTAACCGAGCAAAATCGTACCCTACTTACCCAGCCTGACGGCAGCTATACCGAGCGAGGCAACCTGGTTATGGCCAATACTCCTTTTAAAAGGTTTGGTAAACCTGAAGAATTGGTAGGCGCCTTAGTTTGGTTGTTAAGTGATGCCTCTGCTTTTGTAAGCGGAACTGTAGTTTATGTTGACGGCGGTTTTTCCGTTTTTAGCGGAGTATAA
- a CDS encoding thioredoxin domain-containing protein gives MLKRYILRTNLITLLLLLTFVLNATSQNSDRQINFKATTWADALKQASAQNKLIFVDAYATWCGPCTMLKATTFKNPKAAAFYNKNFVNTSLNMESGKNPYLAQEWGMRAYPTLIIFTPKGQIILNTVGYITAADLLRFGEEALRRYEAR, from the coding sequence ATGCTAAAAAGATATATACTACGTACCAACCTTATTACCTTATTGCTGCTTCTAACTTTTGTATTAAATGCTACCAGTCAAAACAGCGACCGGCAAATTAACTTTAAGGCTACTACCTGGGCTGATGCTTTAAAGCAGGCTTCGGCACAAAACAAACTCATTTTTGTAGATGCCTATGCTACCTGGTGCGGTCCGTGTACAATGCTGAAAGCTACTACCTTTAAAAACCCTAAGGCGGCAGCCTTTTATAATAAAAACTTCGTTAATACCTCGCTAAACATGGAAAGTGGTAAAAACCCTTACCTGGCACAGGAATGGGGAATGCGGGCCTATCCAACCTTAATTATTTTTACCCCTAAAGGACAAATTATTTTAAATACAGTAGGATATATCACTGCAGCTGATTTGCTGCGATTTGGCGAGGAGGCACTCCGCAGATACGAGGCCCGTTAA
- a CDS encoding DUF6600 domain-containing protein — translation MKLLFRYITLSCTALLLFFATPQKASAQGDYITFQDFYDGLQPYGTWVDDPQYGTVWVPDVDEDFRPYATNGHWVMTEYGNTWVSDYEWGWAPFHYGRWRFDDYYGWEWIPDYEWGPAWVNWRTVDNYYGWAPLGPGLSVDASFGSYNMPADYWTFAPQAYITSASIYNYYLPRTTVINLYGRSNVINNFYTNNNRRYIAGPRVNDIERITRNRIQIYNINNINSPRRPYFNNNTLNIYRPMVRRSNDVHPSRVIDARAYRNANPNFNIGDRNRAITNRINAARLANAARNDNNRNFVRVYDRNNGFNNGRRPDNNNNQPVNRPGAQDNNSNNNRNQYNGRNRNNDGQTWQRGNQPNANPQQQNGQPQPTDPNRQSNDQRGRYGQFNGQPQNGLPQTTDPNRQPNDQRGQRGRYGQFNGGDVNQQANPDRQQQFDQRRQQMEQQRQRDVQRQQQVIPNQQNQQFDQQRQQGQQQRWDQQRPQRQQMDDQQRQQMQQQRQQQMEQQRQQQRQQTDDQQRQQQRQQFDQQRQQMDNQRRQQMDQQRQQFDQQRQQMNQQRQQQADQQRQQQQQQMDQQRQQADQQRQQMQQQRQQQMEQQRQRPQREERRP, via the coding sequence ATGAAATTACTTTTTCGATATATAACATTGAGTTGCACAGCATTGTTGCTGTTTTTTGCAACTCCTCAAAAGGCAAGCGCGCAAGGCGATTATATTACCTTTCAGGATTTTTATGATGGCCTGCAGCCTTACGGTACCTGGGTAGACGATCCGCAATACGGCACGGTATGGGTACCCGATGTAGACGAAGATTTTAGACCTTATGCCACCAATGGCCATTGGGTAATGACCGAATATGGCAACACCTGGGTATCTGATTACGAATGGGGCTGGGCACCCTTCCATTACGGCCGCTGGCGCTTTGACGATTACTACGGCTGGGAGTGGATACCCGACTATGAGTGGGGGCCGGCCTGGGTTAACTGGCGCACTGTGGATAACTACTACGGCTGGGCACCTTTAGGCCCCGGTTTAAGTGTTGACGCTTCTTTTGGCAGCTATAATATGCCTGCCGATTATTGGACATTTGCTCCGCAGGCTTATATAACCAGTGCATCTATTTACAATTACTATTTGCCACGCACTACAGTAATTAACTTATACGGCCGTAGTAACGTTATTAATAATTTTTACACCAACAACAACCGCAGATACATTGCCGGACCGCGGGTTAATGATATTGAACGTATTACCCGCAACCGTATACAGATATATAATATCAATAACATTAACAGCCCTCGCAGGCCTTATTTTAACAATAACACGCTGAACATTTACCGCCCGATGGTAAGGCGCAGCAACGATGTGCACCCAAGCCGGGTAATAGATGCCCGTGCTTACCGTAATGCCAACCCTAATTTTAATATAGGCGATCGTAACCGTGCCATTACTAACCGTATTAATGCTGCACGTCTGGCTAATGCGGCCCGCAACGATAACAACCGCAACTTTGTACGGGTTTACGACCGCAATAATGGCTTTAACAACGGGAGAAGGCCTGATAACAACAATAACCAGCCTGTTAACAGACCTGGAGCACAGGATAATAATAGTAATAATAACCGCAACCAGTATAACGGCAGAAACCGAAACAACGACGGGCAGACCTGGCAACGAGGAAACCAGCCTAATGCTAACCCGCAGCAACAAAACGGACAGCCGCAACCAACTGACCCTAATCGCCAATCTAACGATCAGCGCGGCAGGTACGGTCAGTTTAATGGACAGCCACAAAACGGGCTGCCACAAACAACCGACCCGAACCGCCAGCCGAATGACCAACGCGGTCAGCGTGGTAGGTATGGTCAGTTTAATGGTGGCGACGTTAACCAACAGGCTAACCCCGACAGACAGCAGCAGTTTGACCAACGCCGGCAGCAAATGGAACAGCAGCGCCAACGCGACGTGCAACGGCAGCAGCAGGTAATACCTAATCAGCAAAACCAGCAGTTTGACCAGCAGCGCCAGCAAGGCCAACAACAACGGTGGGACCAACAACGCCCACAGCGCCAGCAGATGGATGACCAACAACGCCAGCAAATGCAGCAACAGCGTCAACAGCAGATGGAGCAGCAGCGCCAGCAACAACGGCAGCAAACAGACGATCAACAACGGCAACAGCAACGCCAGCAGTTTGATCAGCAACGCCAGCAAATGGATAATCAGCGCCGGCAACAGATGGACCAGCAACGTCAACAGTTTGACCAACAAAGGCAGCAAATGAACCAACAGCGGCAACAACAGGCAGATCAACAGCGACAACAACAGCAACAACAGATGGATCAGCAACGCCAGCAGGCCGATCAGCAACGTCAACAGATGCAGCAACAGCGACAACAGCAAATGGAGCAGCAACGCCAGCGTCCGCAGCGTGAAGAAAGACGCCCATAA
- a CDS encoding 2-oxoglutarate and iron-dependent oxygenase domain-containing protein yields the protein MSTVNIPRLDLDTYKNGDAESRKRFSDAIGAAFNETGFVTITNHGLSKELIDSLYQQVKSLFALPEDVKLKYEKPELAGQRGYTSKGKETAKGFKVPDLKEFWQIGQTVTDGDPIKEQYPDNVYVDELPEFNTVTREVYEKLEAAGTLLLEAIATYLGLPQDYFDSKVHNGNSILRTLHYFPIEDPDALAPDAVRAGAHEDINLITLLIGASADGLELLTRDNEWFPVKAHGEDVVVNVGDMLQRLTNNKLKSTTHRVVNPPREEMKNSRFSVPFFLHPKSDMDLTCLESCIDEQHSKQYTDMTAGEYLDERLREIGLKK from the coding sequence ATGAGTACAGTGAATATCCCGCGCTTAGACTTAGACACCTACAAAAATGGCGATGCGGAAAGCCGTAAAAGATTTTCTGATGCTATTGGTGCGGCGTTTAACGAAACCGGTTTTGTAACCATTACTAACCATGGTTTAAGTAAAGAATTAATTGATAGTTTATATCAGCAGGTAAAAAGCCTTTTTGCTTTGCCTGAAGATGTGAAATTAAAATATGAGAAACCTGAACTGGCCGGACAACGTGGTTATACCAGTAAAGGCAAAGAAACGGCCAAAGGGTTTAAAGTGCCTGATTTAAAGGAGTTTTGGCAAATAGGCCAGACTGTTACTGACGGCGACCCGATTAAAGAGCAGTATCCGGACAATGTTTATGTAGACGAGTTGCCGGAGTTTAACACCGTTACCCGCGAGGTTTATGAAAAGCTGGAAGCTGCAGGCACTTTACTATTGGAAGCTATTGCCACATACTTAGGTTTGCCTCAGGATTATTTTGACAGCAAAGTACACAACGGAAATTCCATACTGCGTACCCTGCATTATTTCCCTATTGAAGATCCGGATGCTTTGGCTCCTGATGCGGTACGTGCCGGTGCACATGAAGACATTAACCTGATTACATTATTAATTGGTGCCAGCGCTGATGGCTTAGAACTGTTGACCCGTGATAACGAGTGGTTCCCGGTAAAAGCACATGGCGAAGATGTAGTAGTAAACGTGGGAGACATGCTGCAGCGTTTAACTAATAATAAATTAAAGTCAACAACACACCGGGTAGTTAATCCGCCGCGCGAGGAAATGAAAAACTCCCGTTTTTCAGTGCCATTCTTTTTGCACCCGAAATCGGATATGGATTTAACGTGTCTGGAAAGCTGTATTGATGAGCAGCATTCAAAACAATATACCGACATGACCGCCGGCGAATACCTGGATGAACGTCTGCGCGAAATTGGACTGAAAAAATAA
- the tilS gene encoding tRNA lysidine(34) synthetase TilS has product MLPVQNFTAYIEQHQLFNRPNKVLAALSGGMDSVLLVHLLKAAGYTFGIAHCNFQLRDAEANADQDFCRSLAAELQVPFYTVSFDTLAYAKKQKISIQMAARELRYQWFEQVRQQHQYDAIALAHHQNDTIETILLNLTRGTGIAGLHGILPKNGYWVRPLLFLSRQQITDIVLQLQNKLPYREDSSNASTKYARNKIRHEVIPKLKELNPNLENTFERSLSHFRELEQLLQLQMQVVKHNLVKQHENEIHILKADVLQLQPQRLLLGELLKEYDFNDTILDDVISALPKHAGRVFESGKYQLLLDRDKLIITPKKDLNVLPVYLNRDSEEIFYADTSFHVIRTNAPYLVTPHGAIAAVDEDLLVYPLTFRNWQEGDYFMPLGMPSRKKLSDFFINQKVPRHQKIQIPILVNGNGDIIWVAGYRLDDRYKLTPQTKKVTIFELLKP; this is encoded by the coding sequence ATGCTGCCTGTTCAAAACTTTACTGCTTATATTGAGCAGCATCAACTTTTTAACCGCCCCAATAAAGTGCTGGCTGCTTTAAGCGGCGGCATGGATTCTGTATTGCTGGTTCATTTACTTAAAGCTGCCGGTTATACTTTTGGTATTGCTCATTGTAATTTTCAACTGCGTGATGCAGAAGCCAACGCCGATCAGGATTTTTGCCGTTCGCTGGCAGCCGAATTGCAAGTACCTTTTTATACCGTAAGCTTTGATACGTTGGCCTATGCTAAAAAGCAAAAAATCTCCATTCAAATGGCAGCCCGCGAACTGCGCTACCAATGGTTTGAGCAGGTAAGGCAACAACATCAATATGATGCTATTGCGCTGGCACACCACCAAAACGACACAATTGAAACTATATTGTTAAACCTTACGCGCGGCACGGGTATAGCTGGTTTACATGGTATTTTACCTAAAAACGGCTATTGGGTGCGCCCTTTGCTTTTTTTGAGCCGGCAACAGATTACAGACATTGTATTGCAATTGCAAAACAAACTGCCGTACCGCGAAGACAGCTCTAACGCTTCTACCAAATATGCCCGCAACAAAATAAGGCATGAGGTGATCCCCAAACTTAAAGAACTCAACCCTAACCTCGAAAACACTTTCGAACGTAGTTTATCTCATTTTCGTGAGCTGGAACAATTGCTGCAGTTGCAAATGCAGGTGGTAAAACACAACCTTGTTAAACAGCATGAAAACGAGATTCATATTTTAAAAGCGGATGTTTTACAGTTGCAGCCGCAACGTTTGCTGCTGGGCGAATTGTTAAAAGAATACGACTTTAATGACACCATACTGGATGATGTGATTAGCGCATTGCCCAAGCACGCAGGTCGGGTATTTGAGTCCGGTAAGTATCAACTGTTACTTGACCGTGATAAGCTAATTATTACTCCTAAAAAGGATTTGAACGTTTTACCTGTTTATTTAAATAGAGATAGTGAGGAAATTTTTTACGCTGATACATCTTTCCATGTAATACGCACAAATGCGCCTTATTTAGTTACCCCCCATGGTGCGATTGCTGCGGTAGACGAAGATTTACTGGTTTACCCTTTAACGTTCAGGAATTGGCAGGAAGGCGATTATTTTATGCCTTTGGGGATGCCATCCCGAAAAAAGCTAAGCGACTTTTTTATTAATCAAAAAGTGCCGCGACATCAAAAAATACAGATACCTATATTGGTAAATGGCAACGGCGATATAATTTGGGTAGCAGGTTACCGGTTAGACGACAGGTACAAATTAACACCACAAACCAAAAAAGTTACTATCTTCGAACTATTAAAACCATGA
- a CDS encoding OstA-like protein: MRKYLFLYLFILLSFTAWAQKRPPRTIVNLVQSERSVGVKRNGEDILKVYKGIFKQEGSTLKSDSAYFYPQRNSFDAFGNVNINQGDTLNVYGDKLYYNGNTHVALVTDNVRMVDRDATLTTNYLTYNTATRIGTYTGGGKLVNKDNTLVSKNGYYFASSRDAYFRYDVVLTTVDATIKTDTLRYNSGTRISYFYGPTRILGKDKDTLYTERGNYNTVVEQAFFSKNNLYTQTTKSLKGDSLFYDRLKGYGRAVGNVTFDDNEQKVTIKGQLGTYYRATERAVITEQPYVIMITEQRDSTKTDSVKPGRPAAVKNTRSKNAVATKNSAAVKSALPANSKPLAKVPGNITAADTARIKNDTLALKPPPKIKRDTIYWGADTIETQILTYKTLREMQERMRLAGIRDTSVKKTRAAMPVRAPLKLSTPKNLIAMPPADVKMDMSFLKPDIFGKPRASDTTQKAKTAPIVAAGKKPVVAAKPKAPAKLDSVYLRRQFNLSDTARIRILSAHHHAKIFKSDLQAKADSMFYSYADSTMRCFVDPIIWTQGSQISGDTIYLQLKNKKIDNTDVFLSAFTVNIDDKDSTHFNQVAGKRMKGFFVNNKFQRLFVDGNAETIYFNRDSTKKVTELMRTISSRIRINFKDNKVNNVTWLTKVEEEAIPIKDVKEDDKILKGFLWKPKERPKNKEAIIYAAAIRKKAAAAKKIAAKAPPGTAKKVTDGAAKKTPAAATEAAKSALPLPDSATVKALKDTLQKLLPGKKEVIDSVKSKLLKP, from the coding sequence GTGAGAAAATATCTCTTTCTATACCTTTTCATCCTTTTAAGTTTTACGGCTTGGGCACAAAAGCGCCCGCCGCGAACTATTGTTAACCTGGTGCAATCAGAACGTTCTGTTGGGGTAAAACGCAATGGGGAAGATATTCTTAAAGTGTACAAAGGCATATTTAAGCAGGAAGGTTCTACACTAAAATCAGACAGCGCCTATTTTTATCCGCAACGTAATTCTTTTGATGCTTTTGGTAATGTGAACATTAACCAGGGCGATACGCTTAATGTATACGGCGATAAACTATATTACAACGGTAATACCCATGTGGCACTGGTTACTGATAACGTGCGCATGGTTGATCGTGATGCTACTTTAACCACCAACTATTTAACCTATAACACCGCCACACGCATTGGTACTTACACCGGCGGTGGTAAACTGGTCAATAAAGATAACACGCTGGTTAGTAAAAACGGGTACTACTTTGCCTCTAGCCGCGATGCTTACTTTAGGTATGATGTAGTACTTACCACGGTTGATGCTACCATTAAAACCGACACTTTGCGGTATAATTCGGGTACGCGTATTTCATATTTTTATGGCCCTACCCGTATTTTGGGTAAAGACAAAGATACCTTGTATACCGAAAGGGGTAATTACAATACCGTTGTAGAACAAGCCTTTTTTAGTAAGAACAACTTATATACCCAAACTACCAAATCATTAAAAGGCGATAGCTTATTCTACGACCGTTTAAAGGGTTACGGCCGTGCTGTGGGTAATGTTACGTTTGATGATAATGAGCAAAAAGTAACTATTAAAGGGCAACTGGGCACCTATTACCGCGCCACAGAGCGGGCAGTGATTACCGAGCAGCCTTATGTAATTATGATTACAGAGCAGCGCGACAGTACAAAAACCGATAGTGTGAAACCCGGGAGGCCCGCTGCTGTTAAAAATACCCGCAGCAAAAATGCGGTAGCCACAAAAAACTCGGCAGCTGTAAAAAGCGCCTTGCCGGCCAATTCTAAACCACTGGCCAAAGTGCCCGGTAACATTACTGCTGCCGACACTGCGCGGATTAAAAATGATACCCTTGCCTTGAAGCCGCCTCCAAAAATTAAACGCGATACTATATATTGGGGAGCTGATACCATCGAAACACAAATACTAACCTACAAAACTTTGCGCGAAATGCAGGAGCGTATGCGGTTAGCCGGCATTAGGGATACCTCTGTGAAAAAGACAAGGGCCGCAATGCCGGTTCGCGCCCCCCTAAAGCTATCAACACCTAAAAACCTGATAGCAATGCCGCCTGCCGATGTTAAAATGGATATGAGCTTTTTGAAGCCAGATATTTTTGGCAAGCCCCGGGCTAGCGATACTACACAAAAAGCAAAGACCGCACCGATAGTTGCTGCTGGTAAAAAGCCGGTTGTGGCTGCAAAACCTAAAGCGCCTGCCAAGCTCGATTCGGTTTACTTGAGGCGCCAGTTTAATTTGAGCGATACGGCACGCATACGCATTTTGAGCGCCCATCATCATGCTAAAATTTTTAAATCTGATTTACAGGCCAAGGCCGACTCCATGTTTTACAGTTATGCCGACTCTACCATGCGCTGCTTTGTTGATCCGATTATCTGGACGCAGGGTTCGCAAATTTCGGGAGATACGATTTACCTGCAGTTAAAGAATAAAAAGATTGATAACACAGATGTGTTTTTGTCGGCCTTTACGGTTAATATAGATGATAAAGATTCGACCCATTTTAACCAGGTAGCCGGCAAGCGAATGAAGGGCTTTTTTGTCAACAATAAGTTTCAGCGGCTTTTTGTAGACGGCAACGCCGAAACTATTTATTTTAACCGCGATAGCACCAAAAAAGTCACTGAGTTGATGCGGACCATCAGTAGCCGTATTCGGATAAATTTTAAAGATAATAAGGTAAACAACGTTACTTGGCTTACCAAGGTAGAGGAGGAGGCTATTCCTATTAAAGATGTAAAAGAAGACGACAAAATATTAAAAGGCTTTTTGTGGAAACCCAAAGAGCGGCCTAAAAATAAAGAAGCTATTATTTATGCTGCCGCCATTCGTAAAAAGGCGGCAGCCGCCAAAAAGATAGCTGCCAAGGCACCGCCAGGTACAGCTAAGAAAGTTACAGATGGAGCGGCCAAAAAAACTCCAGCTGCTGCAACTGAAGCAGCAAAGTCCGCGTTACCATTGCCCGACTCGGCAACGGTTAAAGCCCTTAAAGACACGCTGCAAAAACTGCTGCCAGGTAAAAAGGAAGTGATTGATTCGGTGAAAAGCAAACTGCTTAAACCCTAA